In one Gemmatimonadota bacterium genomic region, the following are encoded:
- a CDS encoding HDOD domain-containing protein, protein MLPRSVPGDPDVVEACLRAIAAGYQLALAAFDPANGHERLLPHMRYVKASWLATPVEQRQSLLAHAGHHNLQVVMEHVGDYAAFGAATTEGAHLFQGSFFCEPELLAEKDIAVSGIRMAQLVAEVNRPELDVDELEKLIKSEVALSLKLLRYLNSAGLGWRHEVTTIGQALRVLGQRPTRKWASLVAMTMAGDHKPKELMQTSLLRGQLCEEIGAMVLGDSRRPELFLVGLLSTLDALLDRPMPILLEQMKLGKELTATLLGDPTPLRACLELTIAYDQGDWNNVDTLCAQLGLDATILPVAYHRTVSWVGEVMQAA, encoded by the coding sequence ATGCTCCCCCGGAGCGTGCCGGGCGATCCCGACGTCGTCGAGGCGTGCCTGCGGGCCATTGCTGCCGGCTACCAACTGGCCCTGGCGGCGTTCGACCCCGCCAATGGCCACGAGCGGCTCCTCCCCCACATGCGCTACGTGAAGGCCTCGTGGCTGGCCACGCCGGTCGAGCAACGTCAGTCGTTGCTGGCACATGCCGGGCATCACAATCTCCAGGTCGTCATGGAGCATGTCGGGGACTACGCCGCCTTCGGCGCCGCGACGACCGAGGGCGCCCATCTCTTTCAGGGCTCCTTCTTCTGCGAGCCGGAGTTGCTGGCCGAGAAGGACATCGCCGTCTCGGGGATCCGCATGGCGCAGCTGGTGGCGGAGGTGAACCGCCCCGAGCTCGATGTCGATGAACTCGAGAAGTTGATCAAGAGCGAGGTCGCGCTGTCGTTGAAGTTGCTCCGTTACCTGAACAGCGCGGGGCTGGGTTGGCGTCACGAAGTCACGACGATTGGGCAGGCCCTCCGCGTGCTGGGCCAGCGGCCGACGCGCAAGTGGGCCTCGCTCGTGGCGATGACGATGGCGGGCGACCACAAGCCGAAGGAGCTGATGCAGACGTCGCTGCTTCGGGGTCAGCTGTGCGAGGAGATTGGCGCGATGGTGCTCGGCGACTCACGTCGGCCGGAGTTGTTCCTCGTGGGCCTGCTGTCCACCCTCGATGCGCTGCTCGACCGTCCGATGCCGATCCTGCTCGAGCAGATGAAGCTCGGCAAGGAACTCACGGCAACGCTGCTCGGCGATCCGACGCCGCTCCGGGCGTGCCTTGAGCTGACCATCGCCTACGATCAGGGCGACTGGAACAACGTCGACACGCTGTGCGCCCAGCTCGGCCTCGACGCGACGATTCTTCCCGTGGCGTACCACCGCACCGTCTCGTGGGTCGGCGAGGTCATGCAGGCGGCATAG
- a CDS encoding C40 family peptidase, whose translation MIRNLLIGLTLAAAPAAAQDGVFLTAGRMLAGTPDEASWRLTVQHDLIGPLGLDLSGQVLPGARPGDGELLGVGGDVTIFAASRSLPSVFLGAAVGLGMADQKRVWTSGSIGARLTLLNIGEARVAAEGRWRNLTIPGRDGFEVGVTIGYRRRAVAPRRPETAGLWVPRATADALRSAGIPEFKARLLGAVVTTALEEMGQPYVWGGSGDGSGGFDCSGLIYFAYESQGVRIPRTSASQAKAGIAIRTNIDALLPGDILTFAEKGDQVTHVGLYVGEGRFIHSASKGVRLSRLAEDDPDGRWWLKRWVGVRRIVE comes from the coding sequence ATGATCCGCAACCTGCTCATCGGTCTCACCCTCGCTGCGGCACCAGCCGCCGCCCAGGATGGCGTCTTCCTCACGGCGGGGCGGATGCTGGCCGGCACCCCCGACGAAGCCAGCTGGCGGCTGACCGTCCAGCACGACCTGATCGGCCCCCTCGGGCTCGACCTCTCGGGACAGGTGCTCCCCGGCGCGCGCCCAGGCGACGGAGAGCTCCTCGGCGTCGGCGGGGATGTCACCATCTTCGCCGCCTCCCGGTCGCTGCCCTCCGTCTTTCTCGGCGCCGCAGTCGGCCTCGGCATGGCCGACCAGAAGCGCGTCTGGACCTCCGGCTCCATTGGCGCCCGCCTCACCCTGCTCAACATCGGCGAGGCCCGCGTTGCCGCCGAGGGGCGGTGGCGGAACCTCACGATTCCGGGCCGCGACGGCTTCGAGGTCGGCGTGACCATCGGGTACCGCCGTCGGGCCGTGGCGCCCCGCCGTCCGGAGACCGCCGGCCTCTGGGTGCCGCGCGCCACGGCGGACGCGCTCCGTTCCGCCGGGATTCCGGAGTTCAAGGCGCGGCTCCTCGGCGCCGTGGTCACCACCGCGCTCGAGGAGATGGGGCAGCCCTACGTCTGGGGTGGCAGCGGCGACGGCAGCGGCGGCTTCGACTGCAGCGGGCTGATCTACTTCGCCTACGAGAGCCAGGGCGTCCGTATCCCGCGCACTTCCGCCTCCCAGGCCAAGGCCGGGATCGCCATCCGCACCAACATCGATGCGCTCCTCCCCGGCGACATCCTGACCTTCGCCGAGAAGGGCGACCAGGTCACCCACGTCGGGCTCTACGTCGGGGAAGGGCGCTTCATCCACTCCGCCTCCAAAGGGGTGCGGCTCTCCCGACTGGCCGAGGACGATCCGGATGGACGGTGGTGGTTGAAGCGGTGGGTGGGGGTGCGGAGGATCGTGGAGTAG
- a CDS encoding M28 family peptidase, with the protein MRRLLPLVALLGACAPKGEPALDLSAERLLADIRVLADDSLLGRAPGTLGEERTVAFLTAQFKAAGLEPGNPDGSWVQSVDMVGIRGTPEATITVRGRPFPLRWRDDYVAVSRRVVPAVNVAASDVVFVGYGVVAPEYGWDDYKGVDVRGKTVVMLVNDPAVPDAADSSALDVKLFRGDAMTYYGRWTYKYEIATEKGAAAVLLVHEDGPAGYPWEVVRGGWTGERMDTRSADGNAGRVAVEGWITSATARALFAAAGQDFAHLKALAVMRDFAPVAIPATAAFSIAQTIRDVRSANVVAKLPGSDATLRDEYVVYTGHWDHFGIGEAVDGDSIYNGARDNASGTAALLELARAFKTAGAPKRSILFVAVTGEEQGLLGSKWYANNPLYPLEKTLANINIDVLNTWGPTTDLVVVGSGSTTLEDLLADAATEAGRTLAPDPEPSKGFFYRSDHFEFAKRGVPALYLDPGTKYIGKPEGFSKEKRDDYTARAYHKPADEVDPAWDLSGAVADLGLLYAVGRRVADGTTWPTWKDGTEFKAIREKSLGR; encoded by the coding sequence ATGCGTCGCCTGCTGCCCCTGGTCGCCCTGCTCGGGGCCTGCGCCCCGAAGGGTGAACCCGCCCTGGACCTCTCCGCCGAGCGACTGCTCGCCGACATCCGCGTCCTCGCCGATGACTCGCTGCTCGGCCGCGCGCCGGGGACCCTCGGGGAGGAGCGCACCGTCGCCTTCCTGACCGCCCAGTTCAAGGCCGCCGGCCTCGAGCCCGGCAATCCTGACGGCAGTTGGGTGCAGTCCGTCGACATGGTCGGCATCCGCGGCACGCCGGAGGCGACCATCACCGTGCGCGGACGGCCCTTCCCGCTGCGCTGGCGCGATGACTACGTCGCCGTCTCGCGCCGCGTCGTGCCCGCCGTCAACGTGGCGGCGAGCGACGTGGTGTTCGTCGGCTACGGCGTCGTGGCGCCCGAGTATGGGTGGGACGACTACAAGGGCGTCGACGTGCGCGGCAAGACGGTCGTGATGCTCGTGAATGATCCCGCCGTGCCCGACGCCGCCGACTCGAGTGCGCTCGACGTAAAGCTCTTTCGCGGCGACGCGATGACGTACTATGGCCGATGGACCTACAAGTACGAGATCGCCACCGAGAAGGGGGCTGCGGCAGTGCTGCTGGTCCACGAGGACGGTCCGGCCGGCTACCCCTGGGAAGTCGTCCGCGGCGGCTGGACCGGCGAGCGGATGGACACGCGGAGTGCCGACGGCAACGCGGGCCGGGTGGCCGTCGAAGGGTGGATCACCTCGGCCACCGCGCGGGCACTCTTCGCCGCCGCCGGTCAGGACTTTGCCCACCTGAAGGCGCTCGCCGTCATGCGCGACTTCGCACCGGTCGCCATCCCGGCCACGGCCGCCTTCAGCATTGCCCAGACCATCCGCGACGTCCGCTCGGCGAATGTCGTCGCCAAACTGCCGGGGAGTGACGCGACGCTGCGCGACGAGTATGTCGTGTACACCGGGCATTGGGACCACTTCGGCATCGGCGAAGCGGTCGACGGCGACTCCATCTACAACGGCGCCCGCGACAACGCCTCGGGCACTGCCGCGCTGCTCGAGTTGGCCCGCGCCTTCAAGACGGCAGGCGCACCGAAGCGGTCGATCCTCTTCGTCGCCGTGACCGGCGAAGAGCAGGGGCTGCTCGGCTCCAAGTGGTATGCCAACAATCCGTTGTATCCGCTCGAGAAGACGCTCGCCAACATCAACATCGACGTGCTGAATACCTGGGGCCCCACCACCGATCTCGTGGTGGTCGGCAGCGGGAGCACCACCCTCGAGGATCTGCTGGCGGATGCGGCCACGGAGGCTGGCCGGACCCTCGCCCCCGATCCGGAGCCGTCAAAGGGCTTCTTCTATCGCTCCGACCACTTCGAGTTCGCCAAGCGCGGCGTGCCGGCGCTCTACCTCGACCCTGGCACCAAGTACATCGGCAAGCCCGAGGGCTTCTCAAAGGAAAAGCGCGACGACTATACCGCGCGCGCCTACCACAAGCCCGCCGATGAAGTCGATCCGGCGTGGGACCTGAGCGGCGCCGTCGCCGACCTCGGGTTGCTCTACGCCGTGGGGCGCCGCGTGGCCGATGGCACGACGTGGCCAACGTGGAAGGACGGTACCGAGTTCAAAGCGATCCGCGAGAAGAGCCTCGGCCGCTGA
- a CDS encoding co-chaperone GroES: MAKSKLAITPLEDRVVIKPTEEAETMRGGLYIPDTAKEKPTQGEIIAVGPGRYEKGERVPVDLKVGDTVLYGKYSGTPFTIDGAEVMILKASDVLAKLG; this comes from the coding sequence ATGGCGAAGAGCAAGCTTGCGATTACCCCGCTCGAAGATCGAGTGGTGATCAAGCCGACCGAAGAGGCGGAGACGATGCGTGGCGGGCTGTACATCCCCGACACGGCCAAGGAGAAGCCGACCCAGGGCGAGATCATCGCCGTCGGGCCGGGGCGTTATGAGAAGGGCGAGCGCGTGCCGGTCGACCTCAAGGTCGGCGACACGGTGCTGTACGGGAAGTACAGCGGCACGCCGTTCACCATCGACGGGGCCGAGGTGATGATCCTCAAGGCCTCGGACGTCCTCGCGAAGCTCGGCTGA
- a CDS encoding S9 family peptidase, with amino-acid sequence MRTASCRSGISPTFSRDSKYLAWTVETSIKEREKLTREKKPIRSGLTVATLASGAQRSYEAVRLSTFSPNARFIAMLGYAPTEIKGKGATLRVVELATGTEMSFQDVGEYRWSDEGSLLAMTITTGTPTANGVQLYDPATGRVRALESSASSYRVLTFRKGSSDLVFFRSVAPAGTETPGESVIVWRALAGTPTRFVLDSNNAALGSAFDVVDQTAPRWSLDGQRVVVSTRPRPAKADSTTKSGSSTDSASTVQIWHTSDVQLFPAQQNRLAADARRGLPAVWQLSTGTLTRVGLDPVDTPTLLEGWRHAVEKPTAKYAWGTMFGRRYVDVVLTDLATGQRTTALEKVRYSYESGEGRYLLWYDGKDYWTYEIASGKRTNITAGLATSFVNSGSDSPTDVTPPYGVGGWLTGDRAVLLYDQYDVWRVAPDGSSRVRLTNGRDDRIIHRVQRLEFDAPTLDATKPLYVTLLGERDKRMGWARLTPGGEVRRLIYLDKSLRQFRKADSSATFIYRAEDRADSPDVFVTGAEFTAPRQITRTNSFLGEYAWTREELLSFTSEGGRPLQGILLYPANYDASKKYPMIVYTYERLSDELHSWVAPSERSYYNQTAWTLEGYFVLMPDIVFTAREPGISTIQSVRAAVKVVTDRGLVDPKRVGQVGHSWGGYEAAYLGTHGGDFLATTIAGASITDLVSFMGQMHWASGTAESDHSETGQARMEVPYWEDRAAHQRNSALERVDQMTIPMLMAHGNKDGTVEFFQATEFFNFARRAGKQVVLLVYDGEDHGFSKKANQIDYQRRILEWFGHWLKGDPAPAWITAGIKAVDTPAEIKRVAEKRGTP; translated from the coding sequence ATGCGGACCGCATCGTGCCGCTCGGGGATCTCGCCGACCTTCAGTCGCGACAGCAAGTACCTGGCGTGGACCGTCGAGACTTCGATCAAGGAACGTGAGAAGCTCACCCGGGAGAAGAAGCCGATCCGGAGCGGGCTGACGGTGGCGACGTTGGCGTCTGGCGCACAGCGGTCGTACGAGGCGGTCCGGCTCTCCACCTTCTCCCCGAACGCCCGGTTCATCGCGATGCTCGGCTACGCACCGACGGAGATCAAGGGAAAAGGCGCCACGCTTCGGGTCGTCGAACTCGCCACCGGGACGGAGATGTCGTTCCAGGACGTTGGCGAGTATCGCTGGAGCGACGAAGGGAGCTTGCTCGCGATGACCATCACCACCGGAACGCCGACCGCAAACGGCGTGCAGCTGTACGATCCGGCCACCGGCCGCGTTCGCGCGCTGGAGAGCTCCGCGTCGAGCTATCGAGTGCTCACTTTCCGCAAGGGATCCTCGGACCTGGTCTTCTTCCGATCCGTGGCGCCGGCGGGAACTGAGACGCCCGGCGAGTCGGTGATCGTGTGGCGCGCGCTCGCCGGCACGCCGACGCGATTCGTGCTCGACAGCAACAACGCGGCGCTCGGCAGCGCCTTCGACGTCGTCGACCAGACGGCGCCACGGTGGTCGCTGGACGGTCAGCGCGTCGTCGTCAGCACTCGGCCGCGCCCGGCGAAAGCCGACTCGACGACCAAGAGCGGCAGTTCAACGGACTCGGCGTCGACGGTCCAGATCTGGCACACCTCGGACGTGCAACTCTTTCCTGCGCAACAGAACCGCCTGGCGGCTGACGCCAGGCGTGGGCTGCCCGCCGTGTGGCAGCTGTCGACGGGGACCCTCACCCGGGTGGGCCTCGATCCGGTGGACACGCCGACGCTCTTGGAAGGGTGGCGACACGCGGTCGAGAAGCCGACGGCCAAATACGCGTGGGGAACGATGTTCGGTCGGCGCTACGTCGACGTGGTCCTCACCGACCTCGCCACGGGGCAGCGGACCACCGCCCTGGAAAAGGTGCGCTACAGCTACGAGAGCGGCGAGGGTCGCTACCTGCTCTGGTATGACGGCAAGGACTACTGGACCTACGAGATTGCGTCGGGCAAGCGCACCAATATCACCGCCGGACTCGCCACCTCGTTCGTGAACAGTGGCTCGGACTCGCCCACCGACGTGACCCCGCCGTACGGGGTGGGCGGCTGGCTCACGGGGGATCGCGCGGTCCTGTTGTACGACCAGTACGACGTCTGGCGTGTCGCACCCGACGGCAGCAGTCGCGTTCGGCTCACCAACGGCCGCGACGACCGGATCATCCACCGCGTGCAGCGACTCGAGTTCGATGCCCCGACCCTCGATGCGACCAAGCCGCTCTACGTCACGCTGCTCGGCGAACGCGACAAGCGCATGGGATGGGCGCGTCTCACCCCCGGCGGCGAGGTGCGGCGACTGATCTATCTCGACAAGAGCCTCCGCCAATTCCGGAAGGCCGACAGCAGCGCCACCTTCATCTATCGCGCGGAAGATCGCGCGGATTCGCCCGACGTCTTCGTGACCGGGGCGGAGTTCACGGCGCCGCGCCAGATCACCCGCACGAACAGCTTCCTGGGCGAATATGCCTGGACCCGCGAGGAGCTGCTCTCGTTCACCAGCGAGGGCGGCCGCCCGCTGCAGGGAATCCTGCTCTACCCCGCCAACTATGACGCATCGAAGAAGTATCCGATGATCGTCTACACCTACGAGCGGCTCTCCGACGAGCTGCACAGCTGGGTCGCGCCGAGTGAGCGCTCGTACTACAACCAGACGGCATGGACGCTCGAGGGCTACTTCGTTCTGATGCCGGACATTGTCTTCACCGCGCGCGAGCCGGGCATCAGCACGATCCAGTCCGTGCGCGCTGCCGTGAAGGTGGTGACCGATCGGGGCCTCGTCGATCCGAAGCGTGTCGGTCAGGTTGGCCATTCGTGGGGCGGCTACGAGGCGGCGTATCTCGGGACGCACGGCGGCGACTTCCTGGCCACGACGATTGCGGGAGCGAGCATCACCGACCTGGTGTCATTCATGGGCCAGATGCACTGGGCCAGCGGGACGGCGGAGTCGGACCACTCGGAGACCGGGCAGGCGCGAATGGAAGTGCCGTATTGGGAGGATCGCGCCGCCCACCAGCGGAACTCGGCACTGGAGCGGGTCGACCAGATGACCATTCCCATGCTGATGGCGCATGGCAACAAGGACGGGACGGTGGAGTTCTTCCAGGCGACGGAGTTCTTCAACTTTGCCCGCCGGGCCGGGAAGCAGGTGGTGTTGCTGGTGTACGACGGCGAGGACCACGGCTTCTCGAAGAAGGCCAACCAGATTGACTACCAACGCCGCATCCTCGAGTGGTTCGGCCACTGGCTGAAGGGGGACCCCGCCCCGGCCTGGATCACCGCAGGCATCAAGGCGGTCGACACCCCCGCCGAGATCAAGCGGGTCGCGGAGAAGCGTGGCACTCCATAG
- the groL gene encoding chaperonin GroEL (60 kDa chaperone family; promotes refolding of misfolded polypeptides especially under stressful conditions; forms two stacked rings of heptamers to form a barrel-shaped 14mer; ends can be capped by GroES; misfolded proteins enter the barrel where they are refolded when GroES binds): MAAKELMFDVDARAKLKKGVDALAEAVKVTLGPKGRNVVIDKKFGSPTVTKDGVSVAKEIELADPIENMGAQMVKEVATKTSDLAGDGTTTATVLAQAIFREGLKNVTAGANPMELKRGIDKAVEALVAELKSMSVPTSGKKDIAQVGTISANNDPEIGKLIAEAMEKVGKEGVITVEEAKGLETTLETVDGMQFDRGYLSPYFVTDPEAMEASLDAPYILIHDKKISAMKDLLPVLEKVAQMGRPLLIIAEDVEGEALATLVVNKLRGTLKVSAVKAPGFGDRRKEMLRDIAILTNGQVISEEVGFKLENATLNELGQAKRVVIDKDNTTIIDGKGEDGAIQGRIAEIRAAIDKSTSDYDREKLQERLAKLAGGVAVIHVGAATETEMKEKKARVEDALHATRAAVEEGIVPGGGVALLRAQSVLDGVKAKGDEKIGVNIIRRAIEEPIRAIAANAGVEGSIVVARVKESKEKAFGYNAATDEYEDLVKAGVIDPTKVTRTALQNAASIAALLLTTECVIVERKEEKGGAPAGGGGGGMGGMY; the protein is encoded by the coding sequence ATGGCTGCAAAGGAATTGATGTTCGACGTGGACGCCCGCGCCAAGCTCAAGAAGGGCGTCGACGCCCTCGCTGAGGCGGTGAAGGTGACCCTCGGCCCCAAGGGCCGGAACGTCGTGATCGACAAGAAGTTCGGCTCGCCGACCGTCACCAAGGACGGCGTCTCGGTCGCGAAGGAGATTGAGCTCGCCGATCCGATCGAGAACATGGGCGCGCAGATGGTGAAGGAAGTCGCGACCAAGACCTCCGACCTCGCCGGCGACGGCACCACCACCGCGACCGTCCTGGCGCAGGCGATCTTCCGCGAAGGGCTGAAGAACGTCACCGCCGGTGCGAACCCGATGGAACTGAAGCGCGGCATCGACAAGGCCGTCGAGGCCCTCGTCGCCGAGTTGAAGTCGATGTCGGTGCCGACCAGCGGCAAGAAGGACATCGCGCAGGTCGGCACCATCTCGGCGAACAACGATCCCGAGATCGGCAAGCTGATCGCCGAGGCGATGGAGAAGGTCGGCAAGGAAGGCGTCATCACGGTCGAAGAGGCGAAGGGCCTCGAGACCACGCTCGAGACGGTCGACGGCATGCAGTTCGACCGCGGCTACCTCTCGCCGTACTTCGTGACCGATCCGGAAGCGATGGAGGCGTCGCTCGACGCCCCGTACATCCTGATCCACGACAAGAAGATCTCCGCGATGAAGGACCTCCTGCCGGTGCTCGAGAAGGTTGCCCAGATGGGGCGCCCGCTGCTCATCATCGCCGAGGACGTCGAGGGTGAGGCGCTGGCCACGCTGGTGGTCAACAAGCTCCGTGGCACGCTCAAGGTCTCGGCCGTCAAGGCGCCGGGCTTCGGCGATCGCCGCAAGGAGATGCTCCGTGACATCGCCATCCTGACCAACGGCCAGGTGATCTCGGAGGAAGTCGGCTTCAAGCTCGAGAACGCGACGCTGAACGAGCTGGGTCAGGCGAAGCGCGTGGTGATCGACAAGGACAACACCACGATCATCGACGGCAAGGGCGAAGACGGCGCCATCCAGGGCCGCATCGCCGAGATCCGCGCCGCGATCGACAAGAGCACCTCGGACTACGATCGTGAGAAGCTCCAGGAGCGCCTCGCGAAGCTGGCCGGTGGTGTCGCCGTGATCCATGTCGGCGCCGCGACCGAGACCGAGATGAAGGAGAAGAAGGCCCGTGTCGAGGACGCGCTCCACGCGACCCGCGCGGCCGTCGAGGAAGGGATCGTGCCGGGCGGCGGTGTCGCCCTGCTGCGCGCCCAGTCGGTGCTCGATGGCGTCAAGGCCAAGGGCGACGAGAAGATCGGCGTCAACATCATTCGCCGGGCCATTGAAGAGCCGATCCGTGCGATCGCCGCGAATGCCGGCGTCGAAGGGTCGATCGTCGTGGCGCGCGTCAAGGAGTCGAAGGAGAAGGCGTTCGGCTACAACGCCGCGACGGACGAGTACGAGGACCTGGTCAAGGCCGGCGTCATCGACCCGACCAAGGTGACCCGGACGGCGTTGCAGAACGCCGCGTCGATCGCCGCGCTCCTCCTGACCACCGAGTGCGTGATCGTCGAGCGGAAGGAAGAGAAGGGTGGCGCCCCGGCCGGTGGTGGCGGTGGCGGCATGGGCGGGATGTACTAG